A single Marinilabiliales bacterium DNA region contains:
- a CDS encoding glycosidase, producing MQEKGFETRLKELYERYRELVERKNEPLDEYNGLFTRYRYPVLTAGHIPVFWKYDLDPGRNPLLIQRFGINSVFNAGAIRHEGKVLLVARVEGYDRKSFFAVAESSDGINGFRFWDRPVVLPPAHPDETNVYDMRLTRHEDGWIYGLFCAERKDPSVPASDTSSALAACGIARTRDLKEWERLPDLETASAQQRNVVLHPEFIDGKYALYTRPQDSFIEAGSGGGIGWALTESMESAGIDEEKIVDGRVYHTIKESKNGQGPAPIKTDKGWLHLAHGVRMCAAGLRYVLYVFMTGLNDPSEVTHRPAGYFLAPEYEERVGDVSNVVFSNGWVEMDGGRVLIYYGSSDTRMHVAETTVDRLVDYAVNTPEDSLTSAGNVEILNGIIDRNMTVV from the coding sequence ATGCAGGAAAAAGGTTTTGAAACGAGGCTTAAGGAGCTTTATGAGAGGTACAGAGAACTTGTTGAAAGGAAAAATGAACCTCTGGATGAGTATAACGGGCTTTTTACCAGGTACAGGTACCCGGTACTGACAGCCGGGCATATACCCGTATTCTGGAAATATGACCTGGACCCCGGGAGAAATCCCCTGCTGATACAGCGCTTCGGGATAAACAGTGTGTTTAATGCCGGTGCGATCAGGCATGAGGGTAAAGTGCTGCTTGTTGCAAGGGTCGAGGGATACGACCGGAAATCCTTCTTTGCTGTTGCTGAAAGCAGTGACGGGATAAACGGATTCAGGTTTTGGGACAGGCCGGTTGTTCTGCCCCCGGCACATCCTGACGAGACGAATGTTTACGATATGCGGCTTACCCGGCATGAGGACGGCTGGATCTACGGACTTTTCTGTGCCGAGAGAAAGGACCCTTCGGTGCCGGCCTCAGACACATCATCGGCGCTGGCTGCCTGCGGTATTGCACGCACCAGGGATCTTAAGGAATGGGAGCGTCTGCCTGACCTGGAAACAGCTTCGGCGCAGCAGCGGAATGTCGTTCTGCATCCGGAGTTTATTGATGGTAAATATGCCCTGTATACCCGGCCACAGGATTCCTTTATCGAAGCGGGCTCGGGAGGCGGCATAGGCTGGGCGCTGACTGAATCGATGGAAAGCGCCGGGATAGATGAGGAGAAGATAGTTGACGGGAGGGTTTACCATACTATAAAAGAATCGAAGAACGGACAGGGCCCCGCACCGATAAAGACAGACAAGGGATGGCTCCATCTGGCCCACGGGGTTCGGATGTGTGCTGCAGGGTTACGCTATGTGCTCTATGTTTTCATGACCGGCCTGAATGACCCGTCGGAGGTCACGCACCGTCCTGCCGGCTATTTTCTTGCTCCGGAGTACGAAGAGCGTGTAGGGGATGTTTCCAACGTTGTCTTTTCGAACGGCTGGGTAGAGATGGATGGCGGAAGGGTGCTGATATATTACGGATCGTCAGATACCAGGATGCATGTTGCTGAAACCACCGTGGACAGGCTGGTTGACTATGCGGTAAATACACCGGAGGACAGCCTGACTTCGGCTGGAAATGTTGAAATACTGAATGGGATAATTGACCGCAATATGACTGTTGTGTAA